Proteins co-encoded in one Nicotiana sylvestris chromosome 7, ASM39365v2, whole genome shotgun sequence genomic window:
- the LOC138873355 gene encoding uncharacterized protein, whose product MECQNPDLYPRGGKKGARHPSNHKVFVARGATFLEREFLLEENYSREIELDEVQETNESTQNQDHEIQVEEPLLDLLKLTRKFPYSTVEVQELNVVQEQVNELVLNQIEQQPNPTQDDISNEVDHSDDDPKSYEEAIQNSDYEKCQKAIEFEMESMKENKVWTLVEPSKDIKPIGCK is encoded by the exons atggaatgtcaaaacccggatcTCTATCCGcgaggagggaaaaagggggctcGACACCCTTCTAaccataaagtgtttgtggctagaggagcaacctttttggaaagggaatttcttTTGGAAGAAAATTATAGTagagaaatagaacttgatgaagttcaagaaactaatgaatcaacacaaaATCAAGATCATGAGATacaagttgaagaacctttattggatCTTTTAAAGTTAACAAGGAAGTTTCCATATTCAACagttgaagttcaagaactaaatgtagttcaagaacaggttaatgaacTAGTTTtaaaccaaattgaacaacaaccaaatccaaCACAAG ATGATAtatcaaatgaggttgatcataGTGATGATGACCCCAAGTcctatgaagaggctatacaaaATTCTGATTATGAGAAATGCCAAAAGGCCATAGAATTCGAAATGGAatccatgaaggaaaataaagtatggactttagttgaaccttcaaaggatataaaacctataggATGTAAATGA